The proteins below are encoded in one region of Shewanella algae:
- the coaE gene encoding dephospho-CoA kinase (Dephospho-CoA kinase (CoaE) performs the final step in coenzyme A biosynthesis.) → MAEFIVGLTGGIGSGKTTVANLFAEQGIVLVDADIIAREVVAKDSDGLRQIGDKFGPQMLTPEGNLNRAALREQIFHHPEDREWLNALLHPMIRSRMLAQVKAANSPYVIMVVPLLFENGLDKLVNRTLVVDISPKLQLQRTIERDKVSKEQVQNIINSQSDRNSRLNKADDVIDNQGEITALQAQVLALHNKYLQLADPIHP, encoded by the coding sequence ATGGCCGAATTTATTGTAGGGCTCACCGGCGGTATCGGCAGCGGCAAGACTACGGTCGCCAATCTGTTTGCCGAGCAGGGAATCGTCCTGGTCGATGCCGATATCATTGCCAGAGAGGTGGTCGCCAAAGACTCAGATGGCCTCAGGCAAATTGGCGATAAATTTGGCCCTCAGATGCTGACTCCCGAAGGCAATCTGAATAGAGCGGCGCTGAGGGAACAGATATTTCATCATCCGGAAGACAGGGAATGGCTCAATGCCCTGTTACATCCCATGATACGTTCTCGCATGTTGGCACAGGTTAAGGCGGCAAACTCCCCTTATGTCATCATGGTGGTGCCTCTGCTTTTTGAGAATGGCCTGGATAAACTGGTGAATCGCACTCTGGTGGTAGATATTTCACCAAAATTACAGTTACAGCGAACTATTGAGCGGGACAAGGTGTCTAAGGAACAGGTTCAAAACATTATCAATAGCCAGAGCGACCGCAATAGCCGACTCAACAAGGCTGATGATGTGATTGACAATCAGGGAGAAATCACCGCGCTACAAGCTCAAGTACTGGCGCTGCATAATAAATACTTACAGCTGGCAGATCCTATACACCCATGA